From Flavobacterium alkalisoli, the proteins below share one genomic window:
- a CDS encoding alginate export family protein, which produces MTRLFFLFFLCICCCAAAQQSMTLGRQQKDTLTLGDSAPDGYKSLKRIQIGKDGHAGFGGSCRFQYLLLDNENWNPASRDPDGYLLSRWLFHTELQFGNRFRLFAELQSALAGSRIAPVPVEENALEAHQLFMEFQPLESIPLTIRLGRQEVSFGSQRLISLRDAPNSRRSFDGVEGIYAREKFRASMFYLHAVLDKLGIFDDRSSPELKVWGLFLDRTTFGSLPNLNFYYLGFYNRHALFYDGPGMEKRHTLAARVFSKDSRWNYDLEGGYQFGSIGRRGISAWSIAFSTTYSFSDMKYAPELGCKADIISGDGNPYDRNQQTLNTMFGPGAYFGMAAPIAPSNLMDVHPGVKLHLTGKITFSFDYAFLWRYSKKDGLYRPNMVPFFESNNATSSYIGSQISGAITYQATPDVLLLLGGSWFNSGDYLSDMGMGKDILLGFAGAQVRL; this is translated from the coding sequence ATGACCCGCCTTTTCTTTTTATTTTTCCTGTGTATCTGCTGTTGTGCTGCGGCACAGCAGTCCATGACGCTTGGGCGGCAACAGAAGGATACCCTCACGCTGGGGGATTCAGCACCAGATGGGTACAAAAGCCTGAAACGGATTCAGATAGGTAAAGATGGGCATGCCGGTTTTGGTGGCAGCTGTAGGTTTCAGTACCTTCTCCTGGATAATGAGAACTGGAACCCTGCCTCGAGGGACCCTGACGGCTATCTGCTCAGCAGATGGCTTTTTCACACTGAACTGCAATTCGGTAATCGGTTTCGCTTGTTTGCGGAACTGCAGAGTGCCCTGGCAGGTAGCAGGATAGCTCCGGTGCCTGTGGAGGAAAACGCCCTGGAAGCCCACCAGCTTTTTATGGAATTTCAACCCCTTGAGAGTATACCTCTTACTATCCGCCTTGGAAGGCAGGAGGTGAGTTTCGGGTCACAACGCCTGATTTCTCTCAGGGATGCCCCCAACAGCCGCAGATCTTTTGATGGTGTGGAGGGGATTTATGCCAGGGAGAAGTTTCGGGCCAGTATGTTTTACCTGCATGCGGTCCTGGATAAGCTTGGTATTTTTGACGACCGGTCTTCCCCAGAGCTAAAAGTGTGGGGATTATTTTTGGACCGTACCACTTTTGGATCACTTCCTAACCTGAATTTCTATTATTTGGGATTTTACAACCGCCATGCACTTTTTTATGACGGGCCGGGTATGGAAAAAAGACATACCCTTGCTGCGCGTGTCTTCAGTAAGGACAGCAGATGGAACTATGACCTGGAAGGGGGGTATCAGTTCGGATCGATTGGCCGTCGCGGCATATCAGCCTGGAGTATCGCCTTTTCGACAACCTATAGTTTTTCTGATATGAAATACGCTCCCGAGCTGGGATGCAAAGCCGATATTATCAGTGGTGACGGCAATCCGTATGATCGCAATCAGCAGACACTCAACACTATGTTCGGTCCCGGAGCCTACTTTGGCATGGCAGCTCCAATCGCGCCAAGCAACCTTATGGATGTTCATCCCGGTGTAAAACTCCACCTTACCGGGAAGATAACTTTTTCCTTTGACTATGCGTTTTTATGGCGTTATAGCAAAAAAGACGGTTTATACAGGCCCAATATGGTTCCTTTTTTTGAATCGAATAATGCGACTTCCAGTTACATAGGGAGTCAGATCTCCGGAGCCATCACCTATCAGGCTACCCCGGATGTCCTGCTTCTTCTGGGAGGCAGTTGGTTCAATTCAGGGGATTATCTCAGCGATATGGGCATGGGTAAGGACATACTGCTTGGGTTTGCTGGTGCTCAGGTAAGGCTTTAG